ATTATAATTTATTAATATAAGGTGGCTGTTTCTATGAAAATTTTTTTACTAATTTTATGTTTAAACTTGTTATTAACACCATTAGCTTACTCTATGAACAGAGTCCCCTTCTTGGCAAATAATCTATTGCCTCTTTATGGCACCAATTATAGTCAGGCCCTTTGTGACGCAATTAGGTGTAATAATATACCATTGGTTACCCAACTTATTAGCAATTTTCCTGAAATACTTAATCTTGTTTCTAATGGTCTTACTCCTTTGCACGTAGCTGTAAGTGAAGGCAATAAAAAAATTATTGAACTATTGCTTAAAGCAGGAGCTGATCCTAATATTCTTGACAGTTTAAATCGAACTACTCTTTGCAATGCACTAAAACCAAATAATCATTTTATAATTGGCTGCTTACTTGCTTATGGTGCAGGTGTGCCAGAAATTTTTCTTAAAAATGTTGATTTAGTTAACGTGCACAGTATGCAAAATAAATTAATTAATGCTGTTGAAGATAATGATATAAAAACTATTGGAACACTGTTAAAACAAGATTTATATCTTCCTATTTTTATCAAAAACTATATGTATCAAAAACTTATCAAATCAGTAGAGCAGGATAATGTCCAAGCCTTTAGAGCTTTTGTTAAGCAAGGTTATTCTCTTTATACTTGTGACACAGTAGGCAATACGCTTTTGCATAGTGCAATACGTTCTGGCAGCAAGCAAACTCTCTGTTATATTATTTCTCTTTTATATAAAGTTAATAAGTTAGAAAGCTTTTTAAATAAGAAGAATAAAGAAGGTTTTACGGCTATAGAACTAGCGGTAAATAACCCAAATATGCTTAAACTTCTTTTAGGTCTACAAACAGATTTACCTGAACTTGATTTAGCTGTCACTACTAAAAGTAGGTGTACTGTATCTTAAATTTATTTTTTATATTTTTCAATTTGAAAGTGTCCTTATGAAATCCTTTTTACTTACTCTTTTTTTAAGTGTTCTTACACTTCCATTTGTTGGTGCTATGAATCAGTTTCCTCGAAATGTCATGCTATCAGATCAGCAACAGTATAGTATTGCTGTTAGTGAGCAGGAGTTTAAGGAAAGCCGTGAACGGTTAGACCTATTTAATAAGCTTTGGAATCAAACTAATGGTGACGGTATAACAGACCTCTGTTATAGTCAAGCTCTTTACGCCGCTATCCATCTTCGTGATACTTTACTAGCAGAAAAAATTATTAGTAACTGCAGTACTGCTACCCTTAATCTTTATGTGCATTCTTCTTCGCCGTCAGTACATATATGTGGTATGACTCCGCTCTTAAAAGCTGTACAGCTGGGTAATAAAAAAGTAGTACAACTTTTAC
Above is a window of Candidatus Dependentiae bacterium DNA encoding:
- a CDS encoding ankyrin repeat domain-containing protein — protein: MKIFLLILCLNLLLTPLAYSMNRVPFLANNLLPLYGTNYSQALCDAIRCNNIPLVTQLISNFPEILNLVSNGLTPLHVAVSEGNKKIIELLLKAGADPNILDSLNRTTLCNALKPNNHFIIGCLLAYGAGVPEIFLKNVDLVNVHSMQNKLINAVEDNDIKTIGTLLKQDLYLPIFIKNYMYQKLIKSVEQDNVQAFRAFVKQGYSLYTCDTVGNTLLHSAIRSGSKQTLCYIISLLYKVNKLESFLNKKNKEGFTAIELAVNNPNMLKLLLGLQTDLPELDLAVTTKSRCTVS